A single window of Mycosarcoma maydis chromosome 1, whole genome shotgun sequence DNA harbors:
- a CDS encoding uncharacterized protein (related to lipase), translating into MASLWPFGGPSSRAQGGVLSKDAAPSYDDLRTCASATIPPLIICEGFLSAAQSVVWGNEFRTYLGVGHQQFVDQMLSRSSAQREPRDHGRKRRSGLGSDRSVIFAPIGPVSSLHDRACELFYALRGGTVDYGEQHSRQHGHSRFGRPYHQGLCPRWGLGSNTHTGLPAHFIGHSLGGPTILKLQQLLRQGFFDHALGLPSQSEWKAQDLILSITSVSSPFRGTPLVYSLGSEPLPYPKVRMFSFGDVLSKLVHIAAYLDLPFFDAHADAWHFSAKRRRAIKRSQLAGGSVVGEESTKRKAEDVQAGVAVHHLGVEQTAGVKDFLKQLWKSDWAGGRDCAPWDCTFAERDLDRASDQWGVEVNVVKRKRKTWYRSYAGGMTVADDCDQARPRFHRPETYWSLSPLTYTAHRIGHFDYSRLQPCPSFLSSADDKHSRSAMESLDSKWWANDGVVPLASQFHPFDCDRQTCRHFHGMSASLPFGTRSQRAESVIQPNETTPDSTSTRISTSNSSPTWPSGTLVNVHDDNQMCNMDRDAFESCVLPPPATHSHSKTNRSMIGSARSAIRIAYFTSLRAINLHDPPLVTPSEEELGSFLRDLARDPELGSAPSASRPAPPERQEHDRELQRHLLDPADNQWYTFEIDNLDHTSLCPFWTGSEVQKQFWTGIGLFLASVDRKAGFPVEQQDESVLSA; encoded by the coding sequence ATGGCGTCCCTCTGGCCGTTCGGTGGGCCATCGAGCCGGGCTCAAGGTGGTGTTCTTTCTAAAGATGCCGCGCCAAGCTATGACGACTTGCGCACATGCGCAAGCGCAACGATCCCACCGCTCATCATCTGTGAGGGCTTCCTGAGCGCAGCACAGAGTGTGGTATGGGGCAACGAATTCCGCACATATCTCGGCGTGGGTCACCAACAGTTTGTTGACCAGATGCTGTCGCGCTCATCAGCTCAACGCGAACCACGGGATCATGGTCGAAAACGGCGTTCGGGACTTGGTTCAGATCGGTCGGTTATCTTTGCACCCATCGGACCGGTTTCTAGTCTGCACGATCGAGCGTGTGAACTGTTTTATGCTCTTCGAGGCGGAACGGTCGACTATGGCGAACAGCACTCTCGCCAACACGGACACTCACGCTTTGGTCGACCTTACCACCAAGGCTTGTGTCCGCGCTGGGGTCTTGGTTCGAACACGCATACTGGCTTACCTGCCCACTTTATCGGCCACAGTTTGGGCGGACCGACGATTCTCAAATTGCAACAGCTTCTAAGACAGGGATTCTTCGACCACGCTCTCGGCCTTCCCTCACAGTCAGAATGGAAAGCGCAAGATCTCATCTTATCCATCACCTCTGTCTCGTCGCCTTTTCGCGGAACCCCGCTAGTCTATAGTCTGGGCTCGGAGCCTTTGCCGTATCCGAAAGTACGCATGTTTTCGTTTGGTGATGTGCTATCCAAGCTTGTCCACATTGCGGCGTATTTGGATCTTCCGTTCTTCGATGCACATGCGGATGCGTGGCATTTTTCGGCGAAGCGGAGAAGGGCGATCAAACGGTCGCAACTGGCGGGTGGAAGCGTTGTTGGCGAGGAATCGACCAAGCGGAAAGCGGAAGACGTGCAAGCAGGGGTTGCGGTGCATCACTTGGGCGTAGAGCAGACAGCGGGAGTGAAAGACTTTTTGAAACAACTGTGGAAGAGCGACTGGGCAGGCGGTCGAGACTGTGCACCTTGGGACTGCACGTTTGCAGAACGTGATCTGGATCGGGCCTCGGACCAGTGGGGCGTGGAGGTGAACGTGGTCAAGCGGAAACGGAAGACTTGGTATCGATCGTATGCTGGAGGCATGACCGTCGCGGACGATTGCGATCAAGCGCGACCGCGTTTCCACCGACCCGAAACGTACTGGTCGCTATCACCGCTCACCTACACTGCGCATCGCATCGGTCATTTCGACTACTCGCGTCTACAGCCGTGCCCAAGCTTCCTTTCGAGCGCAGACGATAAGCATTCACGCTCAGCCATGGAAAGTCTGGACTCAAAATGGTGGGCAAACGACGGCGTGGTACCACTAGCATCGCAGTTTCATCCGTTCGATTGCGATAGACAGACATGCAGACATTTCCATGGCATGTCGGCAAGTCTGCCGTTCGGGACAAGGAGCCAACGAGCTGAATCCGTCATACAGCCCAACGAGACCACTCCTGATTCGACCAGCACTCGCATTTCGACATCAAACTCATCACCCACTTGGCCCTCAGGCACGTTGGTCAACGTGCACGACGACAACCAAATGTGCAACATGGACCGTGACGCTTTCGAGAGCTGCGTGttaccaccaccagcaacTCATTCGCATTCCAAGACAAACCGGTCCATGATCGGCTCTGCTCGTTCAGCTATCAGAATCGCCTATTTCACCTCACTCCGCGCTATCAACCTGCATGATCCACCACTCGTCACTCCGAGTGAAGAAGAACTTGGCTCATTTCTCCGCGATCTTGCACGCGATCCCGAACTTGGCTCTGCGCCATCCGCGTCGCGTCCAGCGCCGCCTGAACGACAAGAGCATGACAGAGAGCTGCAACGTCATCTGCTCGATCCTGCAGACAACCAGTGGTACACATTCGAGATTGACAATCTGGACCATACCTCGTTGTGCCCTTTCTGGACGGGCAGCGAGGTGCAAAAGCAATTCTGGACGGGGATCGGATTATTTTTGGCATCGGTTGATAGAAAGGCTGGCTTTCCGGTCGAGCAACAAGACGAAAGCGTACTTTCGGCCTAG
- a CDS encoding putative GDP dissociation inhibitor: MDEKYDAVILGTGVTECVLSALLSVDGKKVLHIDRGEVYGGEMASLNLTQLYQKFRPGAEPPKDWGRDRDWAVDLIPKLIMANGELTQMLVHTDVTRYLEFKQIAASYVYRDGKIAKVPATEMEAVRSSLMGLFEKRRAKKFFEFIQNWRDEDPATHQTLDLDSDPMVKVFDYFGLEPGTKDFIGHSMALHLDDSYLQRPARETYDRIILYTSSMARYGKSPYIYPLYGLGELPQAFARLSAIYGGTYMLDKPVDEIVVDEETGKFIGVRSGDETVKADIVIGDPSYFRNGVAGKDKVRETGKVVRAICILKHPIPNTDNSDSVQLIIPQNQVGRKHDIYISEVSSAQNIAARDFYVAQVSTIVETDKPELELRPGLDLLGPILDKFVAISPIEEPIDGGMEDNIFITRSYDATSHFETVVEDVHDVWRRLTNGQKLVLKKRDDSDGAQVQA; encoded by the exons ATGGATGAGAAGTACG ACGCCGTCATTCTCGGCACCGGTGTGACCGAGTGCGTGCTTTCCGCACTCTTGTCCGTCGATGGCAAGAAGGTCCTGCACATCGACCGTGGCGAGGTTTATGGTGGTGAGATGGCCTCGCTCAACCTCACGCAGCTCTACCAAAAGTTCCGTCCCGGCGCTGAACCTCCCAAGGACTGGGGCCGTGACCGCGACTGGGCAGTTGATCTCATCCCCAAACTTATCATGGCCAACGGTGAGCTCACGCAGATGCTCGTTCACACCGATGTCACTCGGTACCTCGAGTTCAAGCAGATCGCTGCCTCGTACGTTTACCGAGATGGCAAGATTGCCAAGGTGCCTGCCACCGAGATGGAAGCCGTCCGCTCTTCGCTCATGGGCCTCTTTGAGAAGCGTCGAGCAAAGAAGTTCTTCGAGTTCATCCAGAACTGGCGCGACGAGGATCCCGCCACCCACCAGAccctcgacctcgactcGGACCCAATGGTCAAGGTCTTTGACTACTTTGGTCTTGAGCCCGGCACCAAAGACTTCATCGGCCATTCCATGGCActccacctcgacgacTCGTATCTCCAGCGTCCTGCTCGTGAGACGTACGACCGCATCATCCTATACACCTCGTCCATGGCACGCTACGGAAAATCGCCCTACATCTACCCTCTCTACGGTCTTGGTGAGCTTCCCCAGGCGTTTGCGCGTCTCTCGGCCATCTACGGCGGCACCTATATGCTCGACAAGCCCGTCGATGAGATCGTAGTCGACGAGGAGACCGGCAAGTTTATCGGCGTCCGCAGCGGTGATGAGACCGTCAAAGCCGATATTGTGATCGGCGATCCTAGCTACTTCCGCAACGGTGTCGCTGGCAAGGACAAGGTACGCGAGACAGGCAAGGTGGTGCGTGCCATCTGCATCCTCAAGCACCCCATCCCCAACACGGACAACTCGGACTCTGTGCAGCTCATCATTCCTCAAAACCAGGTGGGCCGAAAGCACGACATTTACATCTCCGAGGTCTCGAGCGCGCAAAACATTGCAGCTCGCGACTTTTACGTCGCACAGGTCTCCACCATTGTCGAGACGGACAAGCCGGAACTCGAGCTGCGACCAGGTCTCGACTTGCTCGGTCCCATTCTCGACAAATTTGTCGCCATCAGCCCCATCGAAGAGCCAATCGACGGCGGTATGGAAGACAACATCTTCATCACACGCTCGTATGATGCCACTTCGCATTTTGAGACCGTCGTCGAGGATGTCCACGACGTCTGGAGGCGTTTGACCAACGGCCAGAAGCTCGTACTCAAGAAGCGTGACGACTCGGACGGCGCCCAGGTACAAGCTTAG
- a CDS encoding chromatin-remodeling ATPase INO80 (related to INO80 - ATPase with chromatin remodeling and helicase activity), with the protein MSGEDRGAPYRYAGERPPAYPADGYASYQRGLKSSIPSRSYDTAYPEQGYDRHLRERVHPAYTTGPSYGVPPPPPTDYRRPPPQAAYRYEEDYHHRRAPAQPHLEYAPEHRRQPVHSDAYREADDRRSFEQARSDPYASPSRHAYQDSYRSELPHERRHAPAAYERISVRDDARSAPENRHIDEPAVYRRDEYDAHSREIQPSYRRGAHRSPRLSPQPVVSAHERSSEYATRDYSASAARYAEPVHQPESPPRPSMSIFNMLNDRSANGAVESVHSSPTKSSIAAEHESYPTTAQEPSHASRAAFDPAREQSYSTARDSQAYSRGSEARAGAARVNYTVHPEDEAAISQRRNSSAHQQSSIKSVRHPANAVDEPLIRVKHEEATSASLDAQMSAEPPVSHTLNNGERLSAQDAKVATEDSSLAANGNGKVDSAGGTARPAPAKTQLKLRNNPLPASKSNSSFVAPPPPAKKNRDPDGWESDLSNEENQPFWQTELDDYIFDVRERQRLIEDAFVASMREKHVEVERRLARAYEGRYFAVIRQIRLREQQEASQRDMERRQDHVRQQRDHEIDLELLGTLSDGQQNMGTRKKKGGRGTDDDGLLQADDDDDDDSDDVALADLAARNGSKSNIIKLKRSKGKPAAADPRNKKRRLENGAALSPAPGSEVDSTLADFGGNFDGDDSAFASHQASPTPDDVSFALDVDASGKVPIDARRAQQLEDAHRRIWTTIAKRDVPKVYRTVLQSASSKTMYWRRISSVVQREAKRGAARNNKTVKDVQLRARKVMREVLVFWKRNEKEERELRKKAEREALEKAKKEEEMREAKRQARKLNFLISQTELYSHFVGSKLKTAEAEESEETAGSSKIIDPNAQPSDATVLPINPHSELADAEARLAELDDIDFDDEDESNLRAHAARNAQEAVRLAKEKAQAFDVAAAEERRRNEAAAREREGLDAGPVKQIEEKDLGKAFDSDDMNFLNPTSMGQTEIKQPKMLTCQLKEYQLKGLNWLANLYEQGINGILADEMGLGKTVQSISLMAYLAEVHDIWGPFLVIAPASTLHNWQQEISKFVPTLKALPYWGNVKDRAVLRKFWNRKQISYNRDAPFHVLVTSYQLVVSDEKYFQRVKWQYMILDEAQAIKSSSSIRWKTLLGFNCRNRLLLTGTPVQNSMQELWALLHFIMPSLFDSHDEFSEWFSKDIESHAEQKGTLNEHQLRRLHMILKPFMLRRIKKNVQNELGDKIEIDVFCDLSARQKMLYRGLRANISVAELMDRATSNDEAGLKSLMNLVMQFRKVCNHPELFERADVRAPFALADFARSGSLAREGDLLNLPDSTTSLIELQVPKLLVREGGIFDIPGHNSRKGFDTGYLQNLFNIWRAPHIHESLQEERSTFASLPLIGVSPSEAQKTFHSTGIKRILAAAAEERHWRSLEAFASDDTFAAASVRPLAKMLRPMPTTSGRSPSVLMPLEEVAADYRRHSYLAKDSARAVVAPAVAPPIKLYSNDGPFMQAQERFSRDAQVSVTLFGLSPEGRESVKRVEELQSELPEVPPQGVMRDSSIDQLPYNGMQVPQMNKLIVDSSKLAKLDVLLRELKANGHRVLIYFQMTRMIDLMEEYLIYRQYKYLRLDGASKISDRRDMVTDWQTKPELFIFLLSTRAGGLGINLTAADTVIFYDHDWNPSNDSQAMDRAHRLGQTKQVTVYRLITKGTIDERIVRLARNKKEVQDIVVGTKAYSETGMAKPQEIVSLLLDDDELAESMLRKKQAEEAQTAQEKADLARASHAKRRLNKDRAAAAVESPAPVGSTWSLEDDEDDFFGARPPSKADTDTAETTPQLQSKKRSVGGGGGGSGGAKRGRISEVASPRMTPLSLDDGALMASGEQLASPSKGAAAKRKSKSHRKKTVDELAGVDLD; encoded by the coding sequence ATGAGCGGTGAAGATCGAGGTGCACCCTATCGGTATGCTGGTGAACGGCCGCCAGCATACCCAGCGGATGGCTACGCTTCATACCAGAGGGGTCTCAAGAGCTCCATCCCTTCGCGCTCATACGATACAGCCTACCCCGAGCAGGGCTACGACCGCCACCTCCGTGAACGTGTTCACCCTGCCTACACTACTGGCCCATCGTACGGCGTacctcctccgcctccaACAGATTATCGTCGACCGCCGCCTCAAGCCGCTTATCGCTACGAGGAGGATTACCATCACCGTCGCGCTCCAGCACAACCACATCTCGAGTATGCGCCAGAACATCGCCGTCAGCCAGTGCACTCGGATGCTTACCGAGAGGCCGACGATAGGAGGTCCTTCGAGCAAGCCAGGTCGGATCCCTATGCCTCTCCGTCTCGCCACGCCTATCAGGACTCTTACCGCTCCGAGCTGCCTCACGAGCGCCGACATGCGCCTGCTGCATACGAGAGAATCAGCGTCCGAGACGACGCTCGATCGGCGCCAGAAAATCGTCACATCGACGAGCCGGCGGTCTATCGTCGAGATGAGTACGATGCACACTCCCGCGAAATCCAGCCCTCGTACCGTCGCGGAGCTCACAGATCACCCCGACTGTCGCCGCAGCCGGTCGTGAGCGCTCATGAGCGTAGCAGCGAGTATGCGACGCGCGACTACTCAGCGTCAGCCGCTCGCTACGCCGAGCCGGTCCACCAGCCCGAAAGCCCTCCGAGGCCATCCATGTCCATCTTCAACATGCTCAACGACCGTTCTGCTAACGGCGCTGTCGAATCTGTACATTCGAGCCCTACAAAGTCGAGCATTGCCGCTGAGCACGAATCGTACCCGACGACGGCGCAAGAGCCAAGTCATGCGTCTCGTGCTGCGTTCGACCCTGCCAGAGAACAGTCATACAGCACTGCGCGCGATTCACAAGCTTATTCCCGCGGCAGCGAGGCTCGCGCTGGGGCTGCCAGAGTGAACTACACAGTACATCCCGAGGATGAAGCGGCTATCTCGCAGCGCAGAAACAGCTCAGCTCACCAGCAATCCAGCATCAAGTCGGTTCGTCATCCCGCCAACGCTGTCGATGAGCCATTGATTCGCGTCAAGCATGAGGAAGCCACTTCTGCTTCCCTGGATGCACAGATGTCTGCCGAGCCACCGGTCAGTCACACGCTCAACAACGGCGAGCGGCTATCGGCTCAGGACGCAAAAGTTGCGACCGAAGACAGCTCACTCGCagccaacggcaacggcaaggTCGACTCCGCAGGCGGGACAGCCAGGCCAGCTCCCGCCAAGacgcagctcaagctgcgcaacAATCCCTTGCCAGCTTCCAAGAGCAATTCCAGTTTCGTtgctcctccaccacccGCAAAGAAGAACCGCGACCCGGATGGCTGGGAGAGCGACCTCTCTAACGAGGAGAACCAGCCATTCTGGCAaaccgagctcgacgactACATTTTCGACGTCAGAGAGCGCCAGCGCCTCATCGAGGACGCCTTTGTGGCTTCTATGCGTGAGAAGCACGTCGAAGTCGAGAGACGTCTCGCACGGGCCTACGAGGGTCGCTACTTTGCCGTGATCCGACAGATCCGCCTccgagagcagcaggaggCCTCGCAGAGGGACATGGAGCGTCGTCAGGATCATGTGCGTCAGCAACGTGACCACGagatcgatctcgagcttcttggcacACTCAGCGATGGCCAGCAAAATATGGGCACGAGAAAGAAGAAAGGCGGGCGCGGCACGGACGACGACGGGCTTCTCCAGgcagatgatgacgacgacgacgacagtGACGACGTCGCTCTTGCCGACCTTGCTGCCCGCAACGGCTCCAAATCCAACAtcatcaagctcaagcgcagcaaggGGAAACCTGCAGCCGCAGATCCTCGAAACAAGAAGCGCCGTCTCGAGAACGGCGCAGCTCTGTCTCCGGCACCTGGGTCGGAGGTGGACTCGACACTGGCCGATTTCGGCGGCAACTTTGATGGCGATGACTCCGCATTTGCCTCTCACCAGGCTTCCCCTACGCCAGACGATGTTAGCTTCGCCCTCGATGTGGATGCCTCAGGCAAAGTACCTATCGATGCACGTCGtgcacagcagctcgaggatgccCACCGACGCATCTGGACCACCATTGCCAAGCGCGATGTGCCCAAAGTGTATCGCACGGTGCTCCAGAGTGCTTCAAGCAAAACCATGTACTGGCGTAGAATTTCGAGCGTCGTGCAGCGAGAGGCGAAGCGAGGGGCGGCGCGAAACAACAAGACGGTCAAAGATGTTCAGCTTCGTGCGCGCAAAGTTATGCGCGAGGTGCTCGTCTTCTGGAAGAGAAACGAGAAGGAAGAGCGTGAGCTGCGCAAGAAGGccgagcgagaagcccTCGAAAAAGCCAAAAAGGAGGAAGAGATGCGCGAGGCTAAGCGTCAAGCACGCAAGCTCAATTTCCTCATCTCACAGACCGAGCTCTACAGTCATTTCGttggcagcaagctcaagactgccgaagccgaagaaTCTGAGGAGACAGCtggaagcagcaagatcaTTGATCCAAATGCTCAACCGTCGGATGCCACTGTCCTTCCTATCAATCCACATTCCGAACTAGCCGATGCTGAAGCCAggcttgccgagctcgacgataTCGACTttgatgacgaagacgagagcAATCTCCGCGCCCACGCCGCCCGCAATGCACAGGAGGCGGTGCGTCTAGCAAAAGAAAAGGCACAGGCGTTTGAcgtggcagcagcagaggagCGAAGGCGCAACGAAGCCGCCGCTCGAGAGCGCGAGGGCTTGGACGCCGGTCCCgtcaagcagatcgaggagaAGGACCTTGGCAAGGCGTTTGACTCGGACGACATGAACTTCCTGAACCCGACGTCCATGGGCCAGACTGAGATCAAGCAGCCCAAGATGCTCACATGTCAACTCAAAGAGTACCAGCTGAAAGGTCTCAACTGGCTTGCCAACCTGTACGAGCAAGGAATCAATGGTATCCTCGCCGATGAGATGGGTCTTGGTAAGACGGTGCagtccatctcgctcatGGCCTATCTGGCCGAGGTGCACGACATTTGGGGCCCGTTCCTCGTCATTGCACCTGCCTCGACGCTTCACAACTGGCAGCAGGAGATCAGCAAGTTTGTGCCCACGCTCAAGGCTCTGCCCTACTGGGGTAATGTCAAGGACCGCGCTGTGCTGCGAAAATTCTGGAACCGCAAGCAGATCTCGTACAATCGTGACGCCCCGTTCCACGTGCTCGTCACTAGCTACCAGCTCGTTGTGTCGGACGAAAAGTACTTTCAACGTGTCAAGTGGCAGTACATGATTCTGGACGAGGCGCAGGCGATCAAATCGTCGAGTAGTATCCGATGGAAGACGCTGTTGGGCTTCAACTGTCGAAATCGTCTGCTTCTGACCGGTACGCCCGTGCAGAACTCGATGCAGGAGCTATgggcgctgctgcacttTATCATGCCGTCGCTCTTTGATTCTCATGATGAGTTCAGCGAGTGGTTCTCTAAGGATATCGAGAGCCATGCCGAACAGAAGGGCACACTCAACGAACACCAGCTTCGACGTCTGCATATGATTCTCAAGCCGTTCATGCTTCGTCGTATTAAGAAGAACGTGCAGAACGAGCTGGgcgacaagatcgagatcgatgtCTTTTGCGACCTCAGCGCGCGTCAAAAGATGCTCTATCGTGGATTACGCGCCAACATTTCGGTAGCTGAGCTTATGGATCGCGCCACGTCGAACGATGAGGCTGGTCTCAAGAGTTTGATGAACCTCGTCATGCAGTTCCGTAAAGTTTGCAATCATCCGGAGCTGTTCGAGCGAGCTGACGTTCGGGCGCCTTTTGCGCTCGCCGACTTTGCCCGTTCGGGCTCGTTGGCGCGTGAAGGcgatctgctcaacttGCCCGATTCGACCACATCGCTGATCGAACTGCAGGtgccgaagctgctggtgaGGGAGGGCGGCATCTTTGACATTCCTGGGCACAACAGCCGCAAAGGATTCGACACAGGCTACCTGCAGAACTTGTTCAACATCTGGCGTGCCCCTCACATTCATGAGTCGCTGCAGGAAGAGCGCTCGACGTTTGCATCGTTGCCGTTGATTGGAGTTTCGCCGTCAGAGGCTCAAAAGACCTTTCACAGCACGGGCATCAAACGGATCCTGGCAGCTGCGGCCGAAGAACGCCATTGGCGCTCGCTGGAGGCGTTTGCGAGCGATGAcacgtttgctgctgcttcggtCCGTCCCTTGGCCAAGATGTTGCGTCCGATGCCCACGACGTCGGGGCGTTCGCCATCGGTTCTGATGCCTCTGGAGGAAGTGGCAGCGGACTATCGGCGACATTCGTATCTGGCCAAGGACTCAGCGCGAGCTGTTGTGGCGCCAGCTGTGGCGCCTCCGATCAAGCTGTACAGCAACGATGGACCGTTTATGCAAGCGCAGGAGCGGTTCAGTCGCGATGCACAGGTATCGGTGACGCTGTTTGGGCTATCGCCAGAAGGGCGCGAATCAGTGAAGCGCGTGGAAGAGCTGCAAAGCGAATTGCCAGAAGTGCCTCCACAGGGAGTAATGCGCGACTCATCGATCGACCAGTTGCCGTACAACGGCATGCAGGTGCCACAGATGAACAAGCTGATTGTGGACTCGAGCAAGTTGGCCAAGTTGGATGTGCTGCTGAGGGAGCTCAAGGCGAACGGACACCGTGTGCTGATCTACTTCCAGATGACAAGGATGATCGACCTGATGGAGGAGTACCTGATTTACCGACAGTACAAGTATCTGCGGCTGGATGGCGCATCTAAGATTTCCGATCGACGAGACATGGTGACCGATTGGCAGACCAAGCCAGAGTTGTTTATCTTTTTGCTGTCAACTAGGGCGGGTGGACTGGGTATCAACCTGACAGCGGCCGACACGGTCATCTTTTACGACCACGACTGGAACCCTTCGAACGACTCGCAGGCGATGGATCGAGCACATCGTTTGGGACAGACCAAGCAGGTGACGGTGTATCGACTGATCACCAAGGGTACGATTGACGAGCGCATTGTTCGACTTGCGCGAAACAAAAAGGAGGTACAGGACATTGTGGTGGGAACCAAGGCGTACAGCGAGACGGGCATGGCCAAACCACAAGAGATTgtgtcgttgctgctcgacgacgacgagctggcggaatcgatgctgcgcaaGAAACAGGCAGAGGAAGCACAGACAGCTCAGGAGAAGGCGGATCTGGCGCGTGCATCTCATGCAAAACGTCGACTGAACAAAGAccgtgcagcagcagctgtagAGTCGCCTGCGCCCGTGGGATCGACATGGTCActggaagacgacgaagacgacttTTTCGGAGCTCGTCCGCCGAGCAAAGCCGATACGGACACGGCCGAGACAACGCCGCAActgcagagcaagaagcgcagtgttggtggaggtggcggcggcagcggcgggGCGAAACGGGGACGTATCAGCGAGGTCGCTTCTCCACGCATGACGCCGCTCAGCCTGGATGATGGTGCTTTGATGGCAAGTGGTGAACAGCTGGCTTCGCCATCGAaaggagcagctgcaaagAGAAAGTCGAAGAGTCACCGCAAGAAGACGGTCGATGAGCTGGCGGGAGTCGATCTGGACTGA
- a CDS encoding uncharacterized protein (related to DDR48 - heat shock protein) produces MDGFINKAKEFANSEQGKDAINKLTGGGNNNSSSGGFGSNNNSSSGGYGSNSNDNDSYGSKNNSSSGGYGSNSNDNDSYGSKNNSSSGGYGSNSNDNDSYGSKNNSSSGGYGSNSNDNDSYGSNNNNSSSYGSGNNNDSDSYGSSGRNNNNNNSSSYGSGNNNDSDSYGSSGRNNNNNNSSSYGSGNNNDSDSYGSSGRNNNNNNSSSYGSGNNNDSDSYGSGGRGGNDSYGSGNNDSYGSNNNSSSDY; encoded by the coding sequence ATGGACGGCTTCATCAACAAAGCTAAAGAGTTCGCTAACTCCGAGCAGGGCAAGGACGcgatcaacaagctcaccgGTGGTGGCAACAACAACTCTTCTTCGGGCGGTTTTGGCTCCAACAACAACTCGTCCTCGGGTGGCTACGGTAGCAACTCGAACGACAACGACAGCTACGGAAGCAAGAACAACTCGTCCTCGGGTGGCTACGGTAGCAACTCGAACGACAACGACAGCTACGGAAGCAAGAACAACTCGTCCTCGGGTGGCTACGGTAGCAACTCGAACGACAACGACAGCTACGGAAGCAAGAACAACTCGTCCTCGGGTGGCTACGGTAGCAACTCGAACGACAACGACAGCTACGgaagcaacaacaacaactcGTCCAGCTACGGCTCGggcaacaacaacgacTCGGACTCCTACGGTAGCTCTGGtcgcaacaacaacaacaacaactcGTCCAGCTACGGCTCGggcaacaacaacgacTCGGACTCCTACGGTAGCTCTGGtcgcaacaacaacaacaacaactcGTCCAGCTACGGCTCGggcaacaacaacgacTCGGACTCCTACGGTAGCTCTGGtcgcaacaacaacaacaacaactcGTCCAGCTACGGCTCGggcaacaacaacgacTCGGACTCCTACGGATCTGGCGGCCGCGGCGGCAACGATTCGTACGGTTCGGGCAACAACGACTCGTATGGCTcgaacaacaacagcagcagcgactaCTAA
- a CDS encoding 60S ribosomal protein uL29 — MVGVVKTFELQSKSKTDLTKQLEELKTELLNLRVQKVAGGSSSKILRINSLRKDIARVLTVMNQKQRANLREFYKGKSQIPLDLRAKKTRAIRRKLNQHERTRITERQHKREIHFANRKYVLKA; from the exons ATGGTAGGT GTTGTCAAGACGTTCGAGCTTCAGTCAAAGTCCAAGACGGACctcaccaagcagctcgaggagctcaagactgagctgctcaacctTCGCGTCCAGAAGGTTGCTGGTGgttcgtcgagcaagatcCTGCGCATCAACTCGCTGCGCAAGGACATTGCCCGTGTCCTCACCGTCATGAACCAGAAGCAGCGTGCCAACCTGCGCGAGTTCTACAAGGGCAAGAGCCAGATCCCTCTCGACCTGCGTGCCAAGAAGACCCGTGCTATCCGCCGCAAGCTCAACCAG CACGAGCGCACCCGCATCACCGAGCGTCAGCACAAGCGCGAGATCCACTTTGCCAACCGCAAGTACGTTCTCAAGGCATAA
- a CDS encoding putative Splicing factor 3B subunit 5, which produces MSDLRYTAASQLEHLHSRYTGTINADTEKYEWLTHQLRDTSSSIVGHPPLLSYNALADGECKARVKFELTEKMLQPCGPPPLKEDD; this is translated from the exons ATGTCGGATCTACGATACACGGCAGCTTCGCAGCTGGAGCATCTGCATAGCAGATACACTGGCACCATCAACGCCGACACCGAGAAGTA CGAATGGCTCACACATCAGCTGAGGGACACAAGCTCTTCAATTGTTGGACATCCACCCCTGCTGTCCTACAATGCGCTCGCCGATGGAGAATGCAAGGCCCGCGTCAAGTTTGAACTCACCGAGAAAATGCTGCAGCCTTGCGGCCCGCCTCCGCTAAAGGAAGACGATTGA